The stretch of DNA ttttttacagtctgcacaggatccgtcttttcaacattttgacggattgtgactgattgtataaAGCGGATTGTATAAACACGCTGCTTAAACACTAAGGGTAtgctcccacggtcagtaaacgctacgggaaggacgctgcatacatccacagcatccagatgttacagcatggtggaTGAAATTTCAagaaatccaatgtccactatgcgtgcagggacttctccggcttccctgcagagacggacatgcagcaggtctttccagaccgcagcttgtctatttatcttgtggagacgctcagtctccgcaagataaatctcacccgtacaatgtatagggtgcggtgattccgcacggttcaatgaacacatgcagaatcacctgcattcaaaagccggcagcgctttggacggagcggacatgtgctgcttcGAAATCGCTGCCTAAATACTGACTGTGGGGACGCAGCCTTAGATTTAGGACAATtggattattttttatatattggtAGAAGATCCTTTTGCTTCCAGTAGATTTGACAGATAAGATTGTGGATGATAACTGCCGAAACCTTTGCACCGTGTACAACCTGCATGCTGTGTTGCAGTGGTTTGCAGGAAGGCTCTGGACAGCACCACGGTCGCTGCACATGAATCTGAAATCTACTGCAAGTCCTGTTATGGGAGAAAGTATGGCCCCAAAGGATACGGCTACGGACAAGGTGCCGGCTGTCTGAGTACTGACACGGGAGAGAGATTTGGCATTGAAGTTGCTCAGTAAGTAAAATGTTGTATATCATGCATCATCATTATTACATTTCTTgttattttcaagatctctgcttgctgtgagTGAATGGTAACATTTTAGTTTGAGACTGAAGGCCACTTACTAAAGATAAGTGAATGGATTTGCATAGAACCTGGTCCAGTATACCGAGGAGAAGGAGGAAGTTTGCAGAGCTATCTTGTTGCAGGATGTCCCTGCAGCTAATTCCAAGTGTATTTCCAGGACTCATCCATCCCGCGGCTCGCCCACCACCACGCACTCTTCTAAGTTCGCACAGAAGTTTGGAGCGACGGAAAAATGTCCCAGATGTGGAAAATCAGTCTATGCTGCCGAGAGAGTGATGGGTGGTGGAATGGCAAGTATGAACAGGGTTTATAGGGAGAATCAAAAGTCAGGACCCCCTTGATCGTTACATA from Ranitomeya imitator isolate aRanImi1 chromosome 9, aRanImi1.pri, whole genome shotgun sequence encodes:
- the CSRP3 gene encoding cysteine and glycine-rich protein 3; protein product: MPNLGGGAKCGACGKTVYHAEEIQCNGRSFHKPCFICMVCRKALDSTTVAAHESEIYCKSCYGRKYGPKGYGYGQGAGCLSTDTGERFGIEVAQTHPSRGSPTTTHSSKFAQKFGATEKCPRCGKSVYAAERVMGGGMPWHKTCFRCALCGKSLDSTTVTEKDGEIYCKVCYAKNFGPKGIGFGGLTQVDQKEG